Proteins encoded by one window of Culicoides brevitarsis isolate CSIRO-B50_1 chromosome 2, AGI_CSIRO_Cbre_v1, whole genome shotgun sequence:
- the LOC134831536 gene encoding TBC1 domain family member 15 — protein sequence MSSEDSKEVLSQYGISLKRGSAAYMDVLGKMGSLNVLDNGPLGISLQWVLKEYTVFESSEWSIVVPDAEKYDTGDDPTSLASCDSDVATGEPEQKSKAIKITTKSCDLKGLETSKNELKLIDKYGIATFVYSFHSSHIENFMSYLERSSYIQKSKRNFYTFVDYKERDKLHKSFAELDIGEIMSSRRNPGWNKYGTMEILAAIGHNFLPRARDEFSTPSPLTPERACDPAEMLHTAEANKVEKMVVSMAGGDTNDVDVSHLPTRIATRRENPLTLSQLNDFRCDDGSYRDVDTIKRIIFRGGVDAEVRPLIWKLLLHYDLWDDTEKEREDRRSALTDDYFRMKRQWLSISEQQENNFSDYRDRKCQIEKDVKRTDRNLEYFEGEDNPNLVKLQNILMTYIMYNFDLGYVQGMSDLLAPILMLMENEEDAFWCFVGFMDKVFHNFDIDQAGMKRQLTDVNTLLAYTSPKLYNYFVEHQSENMYFCFRWLLVWFKREFSNSDILALWEVLFTDLPCKNFHLFIALAILDEEAFIFMENNFEFNEILKHINELSGNINLEKILTKAESIYIQVKNSTKLTDDIRRIIGELPSKATTDEGHSDDEKLMDGLTKNGTHDMETQSSNDASPSSSDKEATYEVGIHSTFY from the exons ATGTCATCGGAAGACTCAAAG gaagtTCTCAGCCAATATGGAATCTCGCTCAAAAGAGGCTCGGCAGCTTACATGGATGTGTTGGGAAAAATGGGAAGTCTCAATGTTTTAG ATAACGGGCCGCTGGGAATTTCACTGCAATGGGTGTTGAAGGAGTATACGGTGTTCGAGAGCAGCGAATGGTCAATTGTTGTGCCTGATGCCGAGAAATATGACACGGGCGATGATCCAACGTCACTTGCGAGTTGCGATTCTGACGTCGCGACAGGCGAACccgaacaaaaatcaaaagcaattaaaataacaaccaAATCTTGTGATCTAAAGGGACTTGAAACATCCAAAAATGAGCTGAAACTAATCGATAAATACGGAATTGCGACGTTTGTTTATAGTTTTCACAGTTCTCACATCGAAAATTTCATGTCGTACCTCGAACGATCGAGTTACATCCAAAAAagtaaacgaaatttttataccTTTGTCGATTACAAGGAACGAGACAAGCTTCACAAGAGTTTCGCGGAGCTCGATATCGGCGAAATAATGTCGTCGCGACGAAATCCGGGCTGGAATAAGTACGGGACGATGGAAATTCTCGCTGCAATTGGTCACAACTTCCTTCCGCGTGCCCGAGATGAATTTAGCACGCCATCGCCTTTGACGCCGGAGCGCGCTTGTGACCCGGCGGAGATGTTACACACAGCAGAAGCGAATAAAGTTGAGAAAATGGTCGTTTCCATGGCAGGCGGCGACACAAATGATGTCGATGTGAGTCACTTACCTACGAGAATTGCCACAAGGCGTGAAAATCCCTTGACGCTGTCGCAACTAAACGATTTTCGATGCGACGATGGGAGTTATCGTGACGTCGACACAATTAAACGCATTATTTTCCGTGGCGGAGTCGATGCCGAAGTGCGACCTTTGATCTGGAAGTTGCTTTTGCACTACGATTTGTGGGACGATACCGAAAAGGAGCGCGAAGATCGTCGATCTGCCTTGACTGACGACTATTTTCGCATGAAACGTCAATGGCTGAGCATTTCCGAGCAGCAGGAAAACAATTTCTCGGATTATCGTGATAGAAAGTGCCAAATTGAGAAAGATGTCAAACGTACAGATCGCAACTTGGAGTATTTCGAGGGCGAAGACAACCCGAATCTCGTCAAATTGCAGAATATTTTGATGACTTACATCATGTACAACTTCGATTTGGGCTATGTGCAGGGCATGAGTGACTTGTTGGCGCCCATTTTGATGCTCATGGAGAACGAGGAGGATGCATTTTGGTGCTTTGTGGGTTTCATGGACAAAGTCTTCCACAATTTTGACATCGATCAGGCAGGAATGAAGCGACAATTGACAGACGTGAATACCTTACTTGCCTATACAAGTCCAAAGTTGTACAATTATTTCGTCGAACATCAGTctgaaaatatgtatttttgtttCCGATGGCTTTTAGTATGGTTCAAACGAGAATTCTCGAATTCGGATATACTTGCGTTGTGGGAAGTGCTCTTTACGGATTTACCgtgcaaaaatttccatttgttTATTGCTTTGGCGATTTTGGATGAGGAGGCTTTTATCTTTATGGAGaataattttgagtttaacgaaattttgaag cACATCAACGAACTTTCGGGCAACATAAATCTCGAGAAAATCCTAACCAAAGCGGAATCCATCTACATTCAAGTAAAGAATTCCACAAAATTGACAGACGACATTCGTCGAATCATCGGAGAGCTGCCCTCGAAGGCAACAACTGACGAAGGGCACAGCGACGACGAGAAGCTGATGGATGGCTTGACGAAAAATGGCACACACGATATGGAGACACAGTCATCTAATGACGCAAGTCCCTCAAGTAGTGATAAAGAAGCAACTTATGAAGTGGGaattcattcaactttttattag
- the LOC134831021 gene encoding polypeptide N-acetylgalactosaminyltransferase 2-like: MRISRVVKSNMRRNVKLVLLLAVIWIFLILYFIQGGQKNENRALRLRNGITGPTLDDLLTSARSSSYHETSSLSQHPIHYYFDENSYIKRGSLRPGEDPYVRNRFNQEESDKLSSNRGIPDTRHSMCRKKTYRNDLPSTSVIITFHNEARSTLLRTIVSVLNRSPEHLIKEIILVDDYSDHPEDGLELAKIEKVRVIRNDKREGLVRSRVRGADIATAEVLTFLDSHCECNEKWLEPLLERVAENDTRVVCPVIDVISMDSFQYIGASSDLRGGFDWNLVFKWEYLSPDERQQRQKDPTSAIRTPMIAGGLFVIKRAYFEKLGKYDMKMDVWGGENLEISFRVWMCGGSLEIIPCSRVGHVFRKRHPYSFPGGSGNVFARNTRRAAEVWMDDYKKYYYSSVPLAKNIPFGKIDDRLELKQRLQCKPFKWYLEHVYPELTIPESQLKGSLRQGLFCLDTLGHLIDGTVGLYQCHETGGNQEWTFSKKGQLKHLDLCLTLVNFTRGSMVVMKICDDSLENQMWRFRDGGLIQHTKLNVCLDSRYSQVSGVTAERCNSALQSQIWKFNTQ; encoded by the exons aacgAAAACCGTGCATTAAGACTGCGAAATGGTATCACAGGACCTACGCTCGATGATCTTTTGACATCAGCACGGAGCAGCAGTTACCATGAAACATCTTCACTGTCTCAGCATCCCATTCACTACTATTTCGACGAGAATAGTTACATCAAACGGGGCTCCCTGCGACCTGGCGAGGATCCCTATGTGAGAAATCGATTCAATCAGGAGGAAAGTGACAAGCTTTCGAGCAATCGCGGGATTCCTGATACAAGGCATTCGAT gtgCCGCAAAAAAACTTATCGAAATGATCTTCCTAGTACATCAGTTATCATTACGTTCCATAACGAGGCTCGCAGCACTCTACTCAGGACAATTGTAAGCGTACTAAATCGAAGTCCCGAGCATTTaattaaggaaattattttagtagATGACTATAGTGATCATC ctgagGATGGCTTAGAGTtagcaaaaatagaaaaagtaagAGTAATTCGTAACGACAAGCGCGAAGGTCTTGTCAGATCGCGTGTGAGAGGTGCAGATATTGCCACAGCGGAGGTCCTAACATTCCTCGATTCGCATTGCGAGTGCAATGAAAAGTGGTTGGAGCCGTTACTTGAACGTGTTGCGGAAAATGACACGAGAGTTGTGTGTCCCGTTATCGATGTCATTAGTATGGATAGTTTTCAGTATATTGGAGCGTCGTCTGATTTGAGGGGCGGTTTCGATTGGAATTTG gttTTTAAATGGGAATATCTCAGTCCTGACGaacgacaacaacgacaaaaagATCCCACAAGTGCTATTCGTACGCCAATGATCGCCGGCGGGCTTTTTGTCATCAAGAGAGCTTATTTCGAGAAATTGGGCAAATATGACATGAAAATGGATGT tTGGGGCGGCGAAAACCTCGAAATATCGTTCCGTGTGTGGATGTGCGGCGGATCTCTCGAAATAATTCCTTGCAGTCGTGTCGGGCATGTCTTCCGCAAACGTCATCCGTACAGTTTCCCCGGCGGGAGTGGCAATGTTTTCGCTCGTAACACTCGTCGAGCAGCCGAAGTTTGGATGGATGACTACAAAAAGTACTATTACTCCTCCGTACCGCTCGCGAAAAACATTCCCTTTGGTAAAATCGACGACAGACTCGAGCTGAAGCAACGATTGCAGTGCAAACCGTTCAAATGGTATTTGGAGCACGTGTATCCGGAACTAACGATTCCCGAGTCGCAGTTGAAGGGCTCGTTGCGTCAAGGATTGTTCTGCTTAGATACGCTCGGGCATCTCATTGATGGCACCGTGGGATTGTATCAATGCCACGAAACGGGCGGAAATCAAGAATGGACATTTAGCAAAAAAGGTCAATTGAAACACTTAGATTTATGCCTAACTCTAGTCAATTTTACGCGCGGATCAATGGTTGTTATGAAAATATGTGATGACAGTCTCGAGAATCAGATGTGGCGATTCCGTGATGGCGGACTCATTCAGCATACGAAGCTGAATGTTTGCTTGGATTCAAGATACTCGCAAGTGAGTGGCGTTACTGCCGAGAG atgcAACTCCGCATTGCAAAGCCAAATTTGGAAATTCAATACGCAATAA
- the LOC134831020 gene encoding condensin complex subunit 2-like: protein MDESMESPSRGSQTPKTPNRTPGRYQPNASIISGIPVNDDEAERESRRSTLSGYSENEMTLTEENAAVSSLLQMFSENKFNRDNVWNFHLIDHFSNLVAKHHKSMSNFQTAGSALEASAKIYVLKVDSLHQQALRIASTLTRESARALGAARNADEDDDEAENGMDRSLNNNLDQNSSGKRTKEKRKRRTASVITKNPESLNAKLETNPFTDPFFAKLNSIVGDVNSSSRLMQNIIGTKKGSLQLRTDLPFWDKREMEPPVYDENENYENQQIVRIKTHEATTFHAIHHELKGYSISDKPAEDEQEEEMPQSILHHSIEASFHDRSVINASIGAGIVFDPDAEVEPIPVDNNFMIDLGPPDGENAFSQLEEEDHEAIMRCRGLRRAPVIVEDMAPVDSTSGTLEYSYRPLENFTDFWAGPSHWKIRRQPSMARKSFTQASQAGSQVVASKRKRRKKKEVQLFTKEDLFNFDPGNVFVKRDPANPIKKITHTSTFIRTKWNSKKLKLPTHMQFEDNMFDNFLSGPQFRPMNIKEEVEPELEVEKYDYNNEVDIEYCRDVHAGTEPEIDFAAGDNPNISDEQNIMSPPPFASPINDISPPTPDFIGTQFADAPEQVEKIEIHYAKRAKPVDMKQLKSKCWNLISELPGKTSAETANGETVKEIEFKDVYDNLPKVLTKSMAENMSTGLAFYSLLHLANEKGIEIVQHEDLDGCTIVKKDNSP, encoded by the exons ATGGATGAATCAATGGAGTCTCCTTCAAGAGGATCACAAACTCCAAAAACCCCAAATCGAACCCCTGGAAGATATCAACCTAACGCGTCG attatTTCCGGCATTCCCGTGAACGACGATGAAGCAGAACGTGAAAGTCGTCGAAGTACTTTAAGCGGCTATTCCGAAAATGAGATGACTTTGACGGAAGAAAATGCTGCGGTGTCGTCTTTATTACAGATGTTCAGTGAAAat aaattcaATCGCGACAATGTCTGGAATTTCCATTTGATCGATCATTTCAGCAATTTAGTGGCTAAGCATCACAAAAGtatgtcaaattttcaaacggCAGGCTCAGCGTTGGAAGCAAGTGCGAAAATTTACGTGTTAAAGGTTGATTCTTTGCATCAACAAGCCTTGCGAATTGCTTCAACCTTGACTCGGGAATCCGCTCGAGCTCTTGGCGCTGCGAGAAATGCCgatgaagacgacgacgaagcgGAAAATGGCATGGATCGCAGTTTAAACAACAATTTAGATCAAAATTCGTCGGGAAAACGAACAAAAGAGAAGCGAAAACGACGCACAGCTTCCGTCATAACGAAAAATCCGGAGTCGTTGAATGCGAAATTGGAGACAAATCCGTTCACAGATccattttttgcgaaattaaaCTCGATTGTGGGCGATGTCAACAGCAGTAGTCGTCTCATGCAGAACATAATTGGCACAAAAAAGGGTTCGTTGCAACTTCGGACTGATTTGCCGTTTTGGGACAAGCGAGAAATGGAGCCTCCCGTTTACGATGAGAacgaaaattacgaaaatcaGCAAATTGTTCGCATAAAAACGCATGAAGCGACAACTTTTCATGCCATTCATCACGAACTCAAGGGTTACAGCATCTCAGATAAGCCTGCCGAAGacgaacaagaagaagaaatgcCGCAATCGATCTTGCATCATTCCATTGAAGCATCTTTTCACGACAGATCTGTCATTAATGCGAGTATTGGCGCCGGAATCGTCTTCGATCCTGATGCCGAAGTCGAACCAATTCCCGTCGACAACAATTTCATGATCGATCTCGGACCTCCGGATGGCGAAAATGCCTTTTCGCAACTCGAGGAAGAAGATCACGAAGCAATTATGCGTTGTCGAGGCTTGCGTCGAGCTCCTGTCATCGTCGAAGACATGGCTCCCGTCGATTCGACTTCCGGCACACTCGAATATTCGTATCGCCCGTTGGAAAATTTCACAGATTTTTGGGCAGGACCTTCGCATTGGAAAATTCGACGTCAACCGAGCATGGCACGGAAGAGTTTCACGCAAGCCAGTCAAGCAGGAAGTCAAGTTGTGGCAAGCAAACGAAAGCGACGCAAGAAAAAGGAAGTACAATTGTTCACGAAAGAGGATTTGTTCAACTTTGATCCGGGAAATGTGTTCGTGAAGCGAGATCCGGCGAATCCAATCAAGAAAATTACGCATACGAGTACGTTTATAAGGACAAAATGGAATTCGAAAAAGTTAAAGTTGCCGACTCACATGCAATTTGAGGACAATATGTTCGATAATTTCTTGTCGGGACCTCAATTTCGCCCAATGAACATAAAAGAGGAAGTAGAACCCGAACTTGAAGTCGAAAAATACGATTATAACAACGAAGTTGACATTGAATATTGTCGTGATGTTCat gCTGGCACAGAACCCGAAATAGATTTCGCCGCAGGAGACAATCCAAACATCAGCGACGAGCAAAATATCATGTCACCTCCTCCTTTTGCATCGCCAATTAATGATATTTCTCCGCCAACTCCTGATTTTATCGGGACTCAATTCGCCGATGCTCCGGaacaagttgaaaaaatcgaaattcatTATGCGAAACGAGCAAAACCCGTCGACATGAAGCAACTCAAATCAAAATGTTGGAATTTGATCTCTGAACTTCCGGGAAAAACGAGTGCTGAAACAGCAAACGGCGAAACTGTAAAAGAAATCGAGTTCAAAGACGTTTATGATAATTTGCCAAAAGTTTTGACGAAATCTATGGCAGAAAATATGAGCACAGGACTCGCTTTTTACTCATTATTGCATTTGGCGAATGAAAAGGGAATTGAAATAGTTCAGCATGAGGATTTGGATGGATGTACAATCGTCAAAAAAGATAATTCTCCTTAA
- the LOC134831739 gene encoding uncharacterized protein LOC134831739, giving the protein MPPNKEELENSHVVHDEQKVSAPKWTFDETKLLIACVKEQPELYDPSNSKYKLLSFTETLWANFDLLLKKPMGSCKERWGILRQTFRGEYRTNRDKSKWKLYKEMEFLSKFLYSRGPSLSECIESALKGQVPTQKIKKEQDSNRMVSVISVIPDDCRNENDSQHVNITLQPPEQSISMELYCEEEPQTSNQDYTFAIPKLEPVSIKNQLPHMSTPIVPRIVKRSIPDAEPQYRAIKVRKSSPEVMNLNKVKLQKLSTTPGKSERYTLMQDSYQQQIKVSASQTSGTQIERISTPCCAESSLNRTVKPHEYPACSCTADGDMMFMQSLLPDLKKLNSKQRLEFKVQTYQLLQGLLYKN; this is encoded by the exons atGCCTCCAAATAAGGAAGAATTGGAAAATAGTCACGTAGTTCACGATGAACAAAAAGTATCAGCGCCAAAATGGACTTTCG atgaaacaAAACTTCTAATCGCCTGTGTCAAAGAGCAACCCGAATTATATGATCCAAGCAATTCAAAATACAAACTTCTGTCGTTTACGGAAACTCTTTGGGCTAATTTCGATCTATTACTGAAGAAGCCAATGGGATCTT gcAAAGAACGTTGGGGAATCCTTCGACAGACATTCCGTGGCGAATACAGGACAAATCGAGACAAATCCAAATGGAAATTGTACAaagaaatggaatttttatcaaaatttctctATTCACGCGGTCCTTCGTTGAGCGAATGCATCGAATCTGCCCTCAAAGGTCAAGTACcaacgcaaaaaataaaaaaagagcaagATAGTAATCGAATGGTGTCAGTTATTTCCGTCATTCCCGACGATTGTCGCAATGAAAACGATTCGCAACACGTCAATATCACTCTTCAACCGCCTGAACAGTCAATTAGCATGGAGCTTTATTGCGAAGAAGAGCCTCAAACATCGAATCAAGACTACACATTTGCAATTCCGAAACTCGAGCCTGtttccatcaaaaatcaacttcCTCACATGTCAACTCCGATCGTTCCTCGTATCGTAAAACGATCAATTCCCGATGCAGAACCGCAATATCGAGCGATAAAAGTGCGAAAATCGTCTCCGGAAGTCATGAATTTGAACAAAGTGAAGTTGCAAAAACTCTCAACGACTCCCGGGAAATCAGAGCGATACACATTGATGCAAGACAGCTaccaacaacaaataaaagtgAGTGCATCACAAACTTCCGGGACCCAAATTGAACGAATTTCAACTCCGTGTTGCGCTGAATCTTCGTTAAACCGCACAGTGAAGCCTCATGAGTATCCGGCGTGCTCTTGTACTGCGGATGGAGATATGATGTTTATGCAAAGTTTGCTTCCTGACTTGAAAAAACTGAATTCGAAGCAACGTTTGGAGTTTAAAGTACAAACTTACCAACTTTTACAAGGActcttgtataaaaattag